A part of Prionailurus viverrinus isolate Anna chromosome E1, UM_Priviv_1.0, whole genome shotgun sequence genomic DNA contains:
- the EVI2B gene encoding protein EVI2B has protein sequence MDPKYFILSLFCGHLSDTFLLTTEEITTESPVFISSRLNVSANSQNTTGNPWSQPTEFNHVSSAQPISTAKVAGGQSIPGAYAPSEKPAAHTSAGQPPASNITRQPPIPTANASSRQTVLPVLTSAGQLPPSAHTSTKQLPPFLYTSTQQPSSIHTSSGKPILPTVHNPSIPPTPSVKSSQRVTPGFILETTSNTNIPRETNSNLTAATLVGVILTSMFVAIIMIVLWKCLRKPVSNDQNWAGRSPFADGETPDICLDNFRENEAPVKRTSIVSLMPWKPSKNTLIADDLEIKLFESSEHIGDSNNAKTEKIKDQVNGTSEESAGGSTIGTAISSSDDADYPPPSPLLDLEGQESNQSDKPTMTIISPLPNESTNLPPSLDCLNQVCEGYNSEFEQSFPPPPDSFHLPPAPEDFMKNQEDSHNEIQGQEFSIPPDSGQDHSESLPPPPEELL, from the coding sequence ATGGATCCCAAATATTTCATCTTAAGTTTGTTTTGTGGACACCTCAGTGATACATTTCTCTTAACGACAGAAGAAATTACAACAGAGTCTCCTGTATTTATATCATCAAGGCTCAACGTCTCAGCTAATTCTCAAAACACAACAGGGAATCCTTGGAGTCAACCAACAGAATTCAACCATGTTTCTTCTGCACAACCAATATCAACTGCCAAAGTTGCTGGTGGACAATCAATACCAGGGGCCTATGCTCCTTCTGAAAAACCGGCAGCGCACACTTCTGCTGGGCAACCACCTGCCTCTAACATCACCAGACAACCACCAATACCAACGGCCAACGCCTCCTCCCGACAAACAGTACTCCCTGTGCTTACCTCTGCCGGACAACTACCACCATCTGCCCATACTTCTACCAAACAACTGCCGCCATTTCTCTACACTTCCACTCAACAACCATCATCTATCCACACGTCTTCTGGAAAACCAATACTACCAACTGTTCATAATCCATCTATACCACCAACCCCAAGTGTCAAAAGTTCACAGAGGGTGACTCCAGGATTCATCCTAGAAACTACCAGTAACACAAATATCCCACGGGAAACCAATTCTAATTTGACAGCTGCCACATTAGTGGGTGTAATTCTGACGTCTATGTTTGTAGCTATAATCATGATTGTGCTATGGAAATGCTTGAGAAAACCAGTTTCAAATGATCAGAATTGGGCAGGTAGGTCTCCATTTGCTGATGGTGAAACCCCCGACATCTGTTTGGATAACTTTAGAGAAAATGAAGCACCCGTGAAAAGGACATCAATTGTTTCACTTATGCCCTGGAAACCAAGCAAAAACACACTCATAGCAGATGACTTAGAAATTAAGTTGTTTGAATCAAGTGAACACATTGGAGATTCCAACAACgccaaaacagagaaaataaaagatcagGTAAATGGTACGTCAGAGGAGAGTGCTGGGGGATCAACGATCGGCACTGCTATTTCTTCTTCAGATGATGCAGATTATCCACCACCTTCCCCACTTCTTGATTTGGAAGGACAGGAGAGTAACCAATCTGACAAACCCACAATGACAATTATATCTCCTCTTCCAAATGAGTCCACCAATCTCCCACCATCTCTGGACTGTCTCAATCAAGTCTGTGAAGGTTACAATTCTGAGTTTGAACAATCATTTCCACCTCCTCCCGACTCATTTCACTTGCCCCCGGCACCAGAAGATTTCATGAAAAACCAGGAAGATTCCCACAATGAGATCCAGGGTCAGGAATTCTCTATTCCTCCTGACTCTGGTCAAGACCACAGTGAATCCTTGCCACCCCCACCTGAAGAACTGTTATAA